The Ignicoccus islandicus DSM 13165 sequence TCCCAAACGGCGTTGGGAGGCCGGAGCCGCATTGAGGTATGCTATGGATCTATATTAATTTGCCCTCAAAACGTCTTTAAGACACGTTCCCGAACCTCCTTTCGGTGGAGCTCTAGTGGAAGAGGAAGGTTACAGTATCTTGATAACGGACGCTACTATAGTAACCGAACCCGGACAGTACCTAAAGGGATACCTATATATAGATAAAGGAAGGATTGTTGCAATAGGCGAAGGCGAAGTCCCAGAAGAATACTCCTTCGCCACTTACCTAATTAATGGTAAAAACAAGATCGTTTACCCAGGCTTAATTCTCCCCTTAATAAAGGCTTCCTCCTATCCTTCTCGATTCGGAGGTAAGGAGGCGTCGAATTTCGAGGAACTCTATTACGCAACGCAAATGGCGATCCACGACTTGAGTTTAGCGGGCGTAACGGCCTTCGGAACAGTGGAGGAGGTAGTAGAACCCGTCGTGAGAGCGGTAGTTAACTCGTACTCGAAAGCGGTAATCTTCGTTAATGCCGACGTTGAAGGTTGGAAGAGACAATTGGATATAATGCTGAACAAGTGGCAAGGTTATCAAGATAGAGTGTATACTGGCATATATACGGAAACGGACAATAAAGACGCTATTGAAATAGCCGAAAAGTATTCTCTACCCCTCATATCCAAGTGCTGTGGAATCAAGCTAGTAGAGGAGGAGAGGATAGCGTCGGAGAGGGGTATCGTGAAGCTGGAGAAGAACGGAGTAATTAGTTACGGGTTCAAGAGGTCGTCCAGAACTGTAAACCCGTTAAACGTTCTCCGCACCTTGTACTATATAGGAATGGATCCCGTAGAGGTTATGAGATACGTGACCACCAACGCCGCATTAATTCTAGGTCTAAACGACAGCGGCGCTATAAAGGTGGGCTATTCAGCTGATATAGTAATTTTCGACGTATCCCAGCCTCCCGGATGGACTGCCGGAAAGGGGCTTCCCGAGGAAGTAATTCTAACCTCAAACCCGAGAGTTGAGACGCTAATAGTTAGAGGCGAAGTGATAGCGGATTCGTTCGAAATGCTTAGTATAGGGGTCAAGGACGTCAAGAGAGCCCGAAACCTCTTTGGAGAGCGTTAGACATTGTTTATTTCAAATTTAAGTAAATTAAATATTTGTTCATACAGTTTATATAGTATTATTGCAAATTATTCCAATTAAATGGGAAATAATTGAATACTTGTTCGGAAATCTCTAACTACGCGGGGGACAGTACTTGGTGAGCACTGAAGAAGTGCTTAAGGTAGTTGAGAAAATCAAATCTGAGAACGTTAGGTGGATAGATATCCACTTCGTAGACGTTCCGGGGAGATTACAACATACTACTTTTCCAGCCAGGGAGTTATTGGACGATCCAGAGGAGACCTTTAACGTAGCCATAGGTGGATTCGACGGCTCATCTATTACCGGTTTCACTGTAATTAACGAGAGTGACATGCTTCTTAGGCCTATCCCCGAAACCTTTGCGATAATACCAGATGACTGGCAAAATCCGCCCGGAGTCGCTGCCGGGAGAACAGCCAGGTTCATCGCCCAAATCTTCTGGGGAGGGTACAAGAAGGGAGAAGCACCCAGGTTCGAAAAGGATCCAAGATACATAGCTGAGAGAGCCGAGAGTTACCTTGCTGAACAAGGATACAAGGCCTACTTCGGACCCGAAGTTGAATTCACTCTATTCGATAAACTAAAGGTAGACATAAACATGCCTTGGCATAAGATGTGCGTCGAAATAAACTACTCTGGAGCCCCATGGGATACTCAATTACCTATAATGAAATTTAAACAAGGCTACTTCCCTGCAAACCCTTACGACAAATTATTCTGGATTAGGCAAGAAATCGCAAGTGTATTGGAGGATTACTTCGGATTCCAAGTTGAGGCCCATCATCACGAGGTGGCTGGTGCCGGTCAGGGAGAAATAGACTTTAGATTCGATACTGCTGTGAGAGCCGCTGACAAGGTAGTCACCTTGAAGTACGTCGTAAAGAACATTGCTGCCAAATACGGCATGGTAGCTACTTTCATGCCTAAACCAATCTACGGCGATAACGGTAACGGAATGCACACTCATCAAAGCTTGTGGGACATCAAATCTAACAAAAACTTGTTCTACGACCCCAACGACGAGTACGCTGAACTAAGCCAGTTAGCTAGGTACTACATTGGTGGTATACTAAAGCACGCCAGGGCACTAAGTGCCATAGTGAATCCAACTACATCCAGCTATAAGAGACTGGTCCCAGGTTACGAGGCACCCATTTACATAGCATGGAGTAAGAGTAACAGATCTGCAATAATCAGAGTTCCCAACTATATGAGAGGCATTGAGAAGGCCGCGAGAATTGAGTACAGGTCTCCGGATCCAAGTACTAACCCCTACTTGGCATTCGCTGCGATGGTTGCCGCTGGGCTCGACGGAATAAGGAAGAAAATAGAGCCACCAGATCCCGTTGATGAGAACATCTACGCAATGGATCCGAAGAAGAAAGCTGAGCTTGAGGAGATAGTTAAGAAGCAATTAGATACAAAGTTACAACTACCTAGTAGCCTATGTGAAGCGCTCGACGAACTAGAGTCAGACCACGATTGGCTCTTCCCAATATTCACTAAAGAGATGTATGAGACGTGGATAGAGTTGAAGAGAGAGGACTGTAAGAGATTAAATGCCTATCCACACCCAGTCGAGTATTACGAATATTTCGATATCTAAAAACCTTTATTTTGGGGCGATCGTCTACGTAGTAGCTCAATTCTCATTCCTTAAATGATTAGAAATGTAAATAGTAAAATTAGGCACCGAACTTCTTTGCTCTATTTGCGTAATTAACCATCAAGTTAAACAAGTCCATTCCGCGTATTCCAGACAACTTGCCTTTAGCCACTGAAATCTCGTTATACTCTTTCGTATCGTCCGGTATTGCGGTAGGTGCGTAGAGCAGCGAGGGGACTGGGTCTCCCGTATGTTCCTTTACCGTTACTGGAGTGGCGTGATCGGGCGTTACGACGAACACTGCCTCACCATCGTAGTAGTCCATAATGTAACCTGCAATGTAATCGAGCGCTTCAATCATCCTTACTTTCTCTTCTACCAGGCCATCGTGTGACGCAGCATCAGTGCCTTTTAAGTGAACGAAGACCATGTCGTAATCTTTCAACAGTTCGACAGCTTTCCTTGCTTTGCTCTTGTAGTCTGTATCTACTCCCCCGGTAGCTCCGGGTGGGGTATAAAGGTCCATTCCGACTGCCTTGGCCACGCCAAGAACGAGTGCTGTTGCTCCTACGGCAGCCGCCTTAACGCCTATTCTCTCTTGGAGTGTGGGTAATGGCTTTCTAAGCATTCCGGCACCTCTTAATAATACTATGTTCGCAGGCGGTAGACCCTTTTCAATTCTCCTCTTGTTCGCTGGATGATCCTTTAACACTTCGTAGCTCTTGAACGTTATTTTCGTTAGGACTTCCGCTGTCTTCTTAGCTTCGGGGGTATCTTCTAAGGGCCTCGATTCCAGCACGGGCTTTCCTACTTCGTGTGGGTCCGTATCACTGACCTTATCGCTTAAGCCTTCGCCTCTAAGGACTACCGCCAGCCTATGTTCAGTAGCGTGATAGAACTCGACCTTTACTCCGTCTACTTCATTTAACTTCTCATTTAGCACCTCTACTAGCTCACTAGCTTCGTCTACTTTCCTGCCAGCTCTCCTATCTACTACTATTAACTTTCCACCTTCTTCTTTAACTGTTGCAAAGTTACCCCTCAGTGCAACGTCGCCTTTAGTCAGACTCGCTCCCACTCCCATCGCTTCGAAAGGACCTCTTCCTTCGTACCACAAAAATGGATCGAGACCAAATAGCGAAATGTGTGCGGTATCGCTACCGGGAGGTATTCCAGGAGCTATTACGTTAATGAGGCCGGTTTGTCCCCTTCTCGCCATCTCATCCAAGTTAGGAGTTGAAGCTTCTTGTAGAGGGGTTTTGTAGTTAAGGGAAGGTACGAGCCTATCTCCCATTCCATCTCCAACAATTAAGACCATTTTGTAAGTCTTGATTTCTTCTCACCGGTCCCTTGGTAGGCGCCACTTGAATTAAAACGTAAGCGAAAGCTCATCTATACGGTTTCTCCGCACCCTAATTAGGATCTCTACTAAGTTGAAGTAGTAAAGTAGCTGTTTCTATTTGGTGAACATTAAGATTCTTTCTATTCCCTATTGGATCTCTACAAAGCGAGGTAGCTAACGATTCCAGAGACCCTGAAAAGGAATCTTTCCACTCCCTCTTGGATCTCTACAAGGAAGAAGAAAATTGTTTAGGCGAATTCGTAACCCAGTTCCTCTTTCCACTCCCTCTTGGATCTCTACGAAGTTCTCTTTTTCAAAAAGCGAGGGACAGGGCGGCTCTTTCCACTCCCTCTTGGATCTCTACCGTTACCCTCCTATTTAAACAACTAATTCCCCATCTTTTAACCCTTTCCCTTAGCTCTCCTTTCCTCAACCATACTTTCCTCTCAGAACTTGAACTCAATTAGTTGTCCAATATATGCATGCATATGCTTGTATAAGGTAGGTTAGAGTAGAAATCCCCATGATCATCAGAGTTCTCATTATCGCTTATTAACCCCTTAATGCAACTTCTCATTTTAAAGATCGATCTTGAAAGGACCACGTACTGATGGTCTGAGCTCTAGAGTGGTAAATCTTGTTTGTTTTTGTAAATACAATGTTGAACGATTGGATTGAAATGGAATTAACTATTAGGAAGGCTGGTAGAAACTGAAGGTGCTTAAGGAGACCATTAATTCTGAATTCAAATGGTTAAGGTTGAGGAAATGAGTGAATTAATTGTTAGTAAATGGAAAAGCGAATTTGGACAAGAGGTGGAGATGGGGATTCACCATCGGATGGTGAATGAGGGAGGTCATGAATCAATATTCGCTTAAGTACATATAAATCTATTTAGAATAGAATTTTTATTCAACGAAAGACGAGGAATGTAAAAACTGACTTATTAAACGAAGCAATTGCTGAATTACTCTGAAATGTTATCGAGGAACCTCAGTCTCTTAGGAATGGGTGGATGTGACATAAACACTTCCATAATGGGGTTGGTTTCTTCTCTCTTAAGTCTCTCAATTATTTCATCCATATCATAGTAAGGCGAGGCGAAGGTCTGTGTGAATGCGTATATGAACAGCATCTTGGCCGGTGACTCATTAAACTGCTCGAGTTCCTTCTGGTAGACCGGATTGCTCTTAATGTTCTCGAAGGTTACGTGCAGCCTTGCTAGGGCTCTTTGCATAGGCTTCTTACCCTTTACCTTGGCTCCATGGAGATCTGCATAGTACTCCCTTAACCTATTAAATTGCAATATAATGAAGTTCAAGATAAAGGATATTGCTACTAATGCTATACCCGCAACTAGGAAAGCAAGAGAGGAGTTTTCCCTATCCCTTTCCGAGGCACTGCCCCAGAAGCCCCACTCCATCATTATTCTACCGAGATAGTAGACGAACATTGGTGCTAAGGAGAGAGCTAATATGAGCCAGATGTCGTTATGTTTATGGTGACCGAGTTCGTGGCCTATTACGGCTTCTAGTTCCTCTTCGTCCATGGTTCTAGTTATTCCTTCCGTTAACGCGACGTATCTGCCAGTAAGGAAGTTGCCGTAGGCGAAAGCGTTTGGTATGGGCACTCTCGCTATCATTGCCTTTGGTGGCTTTAAGCCGCTTCTTTGTGCTAGTCTATTTACCATTTCTTGTATTTCCGGTGGAGCCGGTTCTGCCCGATACATTATATTGATAAGAAACGGCGCAATGAAGTATTGGAGCGCGCCGATGCCGGTCAGTATTAAAGCGAAGGTCCAAAGCGATGGAACGTATCCTAGATAGCTCGTTAGGAAGGCGTACGCTGCAAACAATATCAACGCGTAGCCGACAATTGTTAGAAACATAAAGAACTTGAGCTCCTTTTCGCCTCGCGGCGTCCGCGTTATATATGGTGCCATTGCAATAAAGAGTCCTAATGCTACAGCCATTATTATAGGTTCTAATAGGTAGCCTATGCCAAACCAGAACAACGTTCGTTATCCCTAGACTCCAAACCTCCCCTTCACCGATTAAAGCTTTGGAGTACTCAAGGTCGTTCAAGGTATAAATTCAAGCTCAATAGGTATCAGACTAGGATTGAAAGGGACATGAGTGAATCAATGGAAACAATTAAGCCATGCGACAGTGCTGAAATATTGAGGGAGCTAGGATATTCGTTTGAGCTAGTTCGTGAAGGAGCGAGCGTTCCCGAATTCTCAAACAAGAGTTTCGATGACTTCTTGAAGGGGAGTGTAGCTAGACTGAAGGGTCTAAAATTATATAAGCATCAAGAAGAGGTGTACGAAGCGATAACCAAAGGTAAAAACGTCATATTGGTTTCAGGCACGGGTTCCGGAAAGACTGAGGCATGGATGCTTCCCGTCATAACTCATTCAATGAAAACCTTGGTGATTTATCCTACATTAGCGCTCTCTTCAGATCAACTGAGAAGGCTGAGGGAATACTTCTCTGAGCTCAGCAGCGAGGATAAAGTAGTCCTAGTAGATTCTAGGAACCCTCGAGTAGTCGATGACGCGTTAATAGTTGCTACCAATCCTGCCTTCTTGTTCCAAGATTTGAAGAGGATTGCGGAAGGTAGGGGTTATTTGAAATGGTTCTTACAAGAAGTCGAGCTAATTGTAGTCGATGAGCTTGATTTCTATGGTTATCACGGAGTGAGTGCAATAATCTCAATGCTCGAATTAATTTCCAATTACATTAAACTGGGAGACCCTCCCCAGTTAGTCCTTCTGACCGCAACGTTAGGGAGTCCCAATGAAATGGCTTCGGTGCTCAGGGAAATAAATGAAAGAGAAACTGTCGTAGTTGAAGGGAAGCCATTTAAGGTAGAGAATAGAACTTACATAGTTTACTCAAAGGACTTAGATAAGCTATGGGACTGGGTCCAAAAGAATAAATCGAAGATCTTATCCAAAGCACCCAGCTTAAAGGAATTTATAAGCGAGAAAGAAAAGTTCAAGGAGAACGTTTACGGCTTAATAGAGGCCCTCAGATCAAAGGGAATTTGGCCCCCTTCACCATCTATGGATTACGCTGAGGTTATAGCTAGATACGTTCACTGCGAGAAGAACACTCTAACGTTAGTTTTCGTGAGTAGCATAAGAATGGCTGAAAAGTTAGTCAGAGAAGTAAGGGAGAGGCTTCCAGAAAACGAGGCTTCCCAAATAGAGGCCCATCACCACATGATTCCGAAGTCTAAGAGGGAAGAAATAGAGAGGAGGGCTAGACTCGGTGAGGTAAAAGTCATAGTTAGTCCCAAGACCTTGGCTCAGGGAATAGATATAGGAAATGTGGTTAGGGTTGTTCACATTGGCTTACCGGAGACATTGAGAGAGTTCAGGCAAAGGGAGGGAAGGAAGGGCCGCAGAGGCAACATTGAGTTCACTGAAAGCATTATATTCCCATATAAGCAATGGGACAAGAAACTGCTTCGTCAAGGACTTTCGGTTCTAACTAAGTGGATAAGTATGCCTTTAGAGAAAGTTGATTACAACCCATCCAATAAATGGAACGAGCTCTTCGTTGGGTTATGGAAAAGCATTAGCGGATACCCTCTCTTAGAATCTGAGAAGGAGCTTCTCGAGGAACTGAATCTAATCAATGATCGGGGTATCTTAACAGCGGAAGGACGAAAGGTATGGAATTATTTGGGGTTTTATGAATACGGTCCACCTTACGGAATACCTCGAGTGCTATACAAAGGAGGAAGGAAGGAGAGGCTTCCGGAAATCGGTAGGAGAGATTTCATAGAAAGGTTTCAACCCGGTTCCTTCGACTACTCGAATGACGCGGTAGTTGTAGGGTACACTAGAGAAGGTATTGTTGAGAAACCCTTAAGCGAGGCAATAAGGGAAAGCGAGTGGTTGTTCGAGGCAGTCCAGCAATACTACAAAATAAAGGAGAAATGGGGAGAGTTCAAGCCGGACGTGACGAAAGACTACAAGTACGGTAAGCTTTCTTCAAAGGTAGAGGTACTAGCCAACCCTCCAAAGAACGGTTTCGGTAGATTGACTGAAGTTCCACTAAGAACTTATTGGATCGTCGAATCTAGGAAGGCTGACGTAAAGAAGTTAGGTAACAACATTACATTAATATATAATAAGGAAAGAGTTGCATTAGCTGCCGAAACCCACGGTGAGTACGAGGACTACACGTATGGGTTCTCATATACACTAGATCCTGTATGGGAAGATTACGAGGTGTCGGCTGCAGTAGCCTTCGGTCTTGCCGCATTAAGGGTAAAGGATAACATTGACGTGACCGAGTTTGCATATGCAATAAGTAGTAGATATGGATACAAGGAGCTAATCGTATGGGAACGTGAGGCCTCGGGTATACTGCAGAAGCTAGGCATGGAGAGAGTGAAAACAGCACTAGAAGAAGTTAGAATAGATAAGCTCTTGGAAACTTTAGCACTGATGATAGACTCTGAGTCAGTAGAGCTTAGCTTAAAGAAAGCAACGAACTACGCGGACTTAAAAAAGAAATTACTCAATGTATTCGAATCAATTAACGCAGAACCGAGCGATATGCTGATCGAAATGCTAAAAACGCCATGCAGGGAGGGAAGCGCTACCGCTTTCATCTACGACGACTCTACCTCTACCATCTATATTTCGGATAACGGTGAGTTTAAATCTATAAAGGTAGAAAAACCCAAAGATTTAGCTCCATTAGCGGATATATTTCGTCGGAGCAAAGTTGTAGTGACTTTCATGCCCCCTAGAAAGCTCGAACGATTAGTTAGAACTTATCCATTGCTTTACAAGGCATACCTAGAGGGTACTACTAAGAACAGTATTTTGAATATGTACAACATCTTAAAGAATAGGCTTAGGGTAAAGTGGTTAGATTTAAACAAGGTTGCAGAGAAATTGGGGATGGAACTAAGTACTCCGAGAGACGCATTAGCTTTAATAGAGGAACTTTACTTCAAGTGGCAAGGCTACCTTGACGAAACCGCTAAAAGCGAAAGTAAAAACTAAGTACTGAACTTTAGTATCCACGCAGACTCAGAGATTTCAAGGGCCGGTATTGCTGTGTTACCGAAGTTCATTGTGGACGAAGTCGCAAAGAGAATAGCTGGTGAAATAGCTCTCTCTGAGAGGCCAGGGGATGCTCTGAAAAAGTGGAGGGAGATCTTCGGGGTAACGCAAACGGAAGTATCGAGAGCTATGGGCGTTACTTCTAGTGTAATTAGCGACTACGAGAAAGGAAAGCGGAGTCCGGGAAGTAACTTCATCAGAAGATACGTAAACGCCCTTATTGAAATCGACAGAAATAGGGGATGGGTAGTCGTTAGTTCACTGGCCCAAAAGTTCTTAGGTATAAGTACTCGAACGATTGATTTGTGGGATTACAAGAAGGCCGTAAAAGTTGCAGATATAGTAACATCGGTCAAAGGTCACATAGTGACTTCTCACATAGATCCGGAGGAAATCGTATACGGATACATGGTAATAGATAGTTTAAGAACAATTGAAGAGATGGATAGCAAAGACTTCATGGTACTCATGGGCATGAGTTATAGGCGTGTTGTCGTATTCACCAGAGTTGAGAGCGGGCGATCGCCAATGGTTGCAATAAGGGTTTCCCAACTAAAGCCTAGCCTCGTAGTGCTTCACAGACCTACTCGGTTAGATAGACTTGGAGTTAGAATTGCTGAAAAGGAGGGCATTACTCTAATTGTGTCCCTACATCCTACAGTAAGTACGCTCATAGAATCTTTAAGGAGATTGGATGCCTAACAACCTGATTCTTGAAGCTTCAGTATAGCTTCTGCTATGTCGCCTTTCGTTTCCTCCAAGGCTTTCCGGGCAACTTCTTCACTGCAACCGGTTTCCTCTGCAACGATTTTCACGTCTTCGTCGCTTATCTCAATGACGCTCGCTCCTTCCCTTTCTATTTTCTCAACTCTAACGTCTTGAGCAATTACCTGATAGGCCTTGGCAGAACCCGGAACCTCTATTTCTATTACCTTTGGCTGTTCTATTACTATTCGCTCCTCTTCAGTTTCTATTATAACCCTCTTGGCGTCCGCTATTTCATACATCTTTATACCGGCTTTCTTCAGCATCTTTTCCAAAGATTTTCCTCCTAATCCGAACGGTAACAAAGTCTTACCCGTCCTACCCCAGCACTTGGCGATTTAATATCTGAACACGTTTGACCTAATTATTTTACTACCTAACCTTTCACTATACGACGGTAAGAAGAATCATGTTAGAATGAGGTGAAGGTGGGGTAAATGAGTTCAGTAGAGATAACGTTTTTGGGTGGCGCAAGGGAAGTCGGTAGAGCCGCTTACGTGGTAAAGGATAGCAAAGCAACGTTGCTTATGGATTACGGAGTAAGCTTCGACGAGGAAGATCGTCCGGTCCTTCCGGGCCACGTATCGCCTAAGGATT is a genomic window containing:
- a CDS encoding amidohydrolase family protein, whose protein sequence is MEEEGYSILITDATIVTEPGQYLKGYLYIDKGRIVAIGEGEVPEEYSFATYLINGKNKIVYPGLILPLIKASSYPSRFGGKEASNFEELYYATQMAIHDLSLAGVTAFGTVEEVVEPVVRAVVNSYSKAVIFVNADVEGWKRQLDIMLNKWQGYQDRVYTGIYTETDNKDAIEIAEKYSLPLISKCCGIKLVEEERIASERGIVKLEKNGVISYGFKRSSRTVNPLNVLRTLYYIGMDPVEVMRYVTTNAALILGLNDSGAIKVGYSADIVIFDVSQPPGWTAGKGLPEEVILTSNPRVETLIVRGEVIADSFEMLSIGVKDVKRARNLFGER
- the glnA gene encoding type I glutamate--ammonia ligase — protein: MSTEEVLKVVEKIKSENVRWIDIHFVDVPGRLQHTTFPARELLDDPEETFNVAIGGFDGSSITGFTVINESDMLLRPIPETFAIIPDDWQNPPGVAAGRTARFIAQIFWGGYKKGEAPRFEKDPRYIAERAESYLAEQGYKAYFGPEVEFTLFDKLKVDINMPWHKMCVEINYSGAPWDTQLPIMKFKQGYFPANPYDKLFWIRQEIASVLEDYFGFQVEAHHHEVAGAGQGEIDFRFDTAVRAADKVVTLKYVVKNIAAKYGMVATFMPKPIYGDNGNGMHTHQSLWDIKSNKNLFYDPNDEYAELSQLARYYIGGILKHARALSAIVNPTTSSYKRLVPGYEAPIYIAWSKSNRSAIIRVPNYMRGIEKAARIEYRSPDPSTNPYLAFAAMVAAGLDGIRKKIEPPDPVDENIYAMDPKKKAELEEIVKKQLDTKLQLPSSLCEALDELESDHDWLFPIFTKEMYETWIELKREDCKRLNAYPHPVEYYEYFDI
- a CDS encoding 2,3-bisphosphoglycerate-independent phosphoglycerate mutase — protein: MKTYKMVLIVGDGMGDRLVPSLNYKTPLQEASTPNLDEMARRGQTGLINVIAPGIPPGSDTAHISLFGLDPFLWYEGRGPFEAMGVGASLTKGDVALRGNFATVKEEGGKLIVVDRRAGRKVDEASELVEVLNEKLNEVDGVKVEFYHATEHRLAVVLRGEGLSDKVSDTDPHEVGKPVLESRPLEDTPEAKKTAEVLTKITFKSYEVLKDHPANKRRIEKGLPPANIVLLRGAGMLRKPLPTLQERIGVKAAAVGATALVLGVAKAVGMDLYTPPGATGGVDTDYKSKARKAVELLKDYDMVFVHLKGTDAASHDGLVEEKVRMIEALDYIAGYIMDYYDGEAVFVVTPDHATPVTVKEHTGDPVPSLLYAPTAIPDDTKEYNEISVAKGKLSGIRGMDLFNLMVNYANRAKKFGA
- a CDS encoding zinc metalloprotease HtpX: MFWFGIGYLLEPIIMAVALGLFIAMAPYITRTPRGEKELKFFMFLTIVGYALILFAAYAFLTSYLGYVPSLWTFALILTGIGALQYFIAPFLINIMYRAEPAPPEIQEMVNRLAQRSGLKPPKAMIARVPIPNAFAYGNFLTGRYVALTEGITRTMDEEELEAVIGHELGHHKHNDIWLILALSLAPMFVYYLGRIMMEWGFWGSASERDRENSSLAFLVAGIALVAISFILNFIILQFNRLREYYADLHGAKVKGKKPMQRALARLHVTFENIKSNPVYQKELEQFNESPAKMLFIYAFTQTFASPYYDMDEIIERLKREETNPIMEVFMSHPPIPKRLRFLDNISE
- a CDS encoding DEAD/DEAH box helicase — its product is MSESMETIKPCDSAEILRELGYSFELVREGASVPEFSNKSFDDFLKGSVARLKGLKLYKHQEEVYEAITKGKNVILVSGTGSGKTEAWMLPVITHSMKTLVIYPTLALSSDQLRRLREYFSELSSEDKVVLVDSRNPRVVDDALIVATNPAFLFQDLKRIAEGRGYLKWFLQEVELIVVDELDFYGYHGVSAIISMLELISNYIKLGDPPQLVLLTATLGSPNEMASVLREINERETVVVEGKPFKVENRTYIVYSKDLDKLWDWVQKNKSKILSKAPSLKEFISEKEKFKENVYGLIEALRSKGIWPPSPSMDYAEVIARYVHCEKNTLTLVFVSSIRMAEKLVREVRERLPENEASQIEAHHHMIPKSKREEIERRARLGEVKVIVSPKTLAQGIDIGNVVRVVHIGLPETLREFRQREGRKGRRGNIEFTESIIFPYKQWDKKLLRQGLSVLTKWISMPLEKVDYNPSNKWNELFVGLWKSISGYPLLESEKELLEELNLINDRGILTAEGRKVWNYLGFYEYGPPYGIPRVLYKGGRKERLPEIGRRDFIERFQPGSFDYSNDAVVVGYTREGIVEKPLSEAIRESEWLFEAVQQYYKIKEKWGEFKPDVTKDYKYGKLSSKVEVLANPPKNGFGRLTEVPLRTYWIVESRKADVKKLGNNITLIYNKERVALAAETHGEYEDYTYGFSYTLDPVWEDYEVSAAVAFGLAALRVKDNIDVTEFAYAISSRYGYKELIVWEREASGILQKLGMERVKTALEEVRIDKLLETLALMIDSESVELSLKKATNYADLKKKLLNVFESINAEPSDMLIEMLKTPCREGSATAFIYDDSTSTIYISDNGEFKSIKVEKPKDLAPLADIFRRSKVVVTFMPPRKLERLVRTYPLLYKAYLEGTTKNSILNMYNILKNRLRVKWLDLNKVAEKLGMELSTPRDALALIEELYFKWQGYLDETAKSESKN
- a CDS encoding helix-turn-helix domain-containing protein, which translates into the protein MDEVAKRIAGEIALSERPGDALKKWREIFGVTQTEVSRAMGVTSSVISDYEKGKRSPGSNFIRRYVNALIEIDRNRGWVVVSSLAQKFLGISTRTIDLWDYKKAVKVADIVTSVKGHIVTSHIDPEEIVYGYMVIDSLRTIEEMDSKDFMVLMGMSYRRVVVFTRVESGRSPMVAIRVSQLKPSLVVLHRPTRLDRLGVRIAEKEGITLIVSLHPTVSTLIESLRRLDA
- a CDS encoding nascent polypeptide-associated complex protein, which gives rise to MEKMLKKAGIKMYEIADAKRVIIETEEERIVIEQPKVIEIEVPGSAKAYQVIAQDVRVEKIEREGASVIEISDEDVKIVAEETGCSEEVARKALEETKGDIAEAILKLQESGC